One genomic region from Moritella sp. F3 encodes:
- a CDS encoding replication-associated recombination protein A produces MNNTMSLDFSPDFQPLAARMRPEKMSQYIGQTHILGEGKPLHRALLAGHAHSMILWGPPGTGKTTIAEMIANYCDAKVERVHAVTSGIKDIRLAIEKAKDNAIQGYRTILFVDEVHRFNKSQQDAFLPHIEDGTIIFIGATTENPSFELNNALLSRARVYVLKKLTADEIEQVVDQALTDERGLANVKFDFAPGVKEKLCDLVDGDARKSLNYLELLSDMVEEGPQGKLVTLERLMSVVGRKVNSFDNKGELYYDLMSALHKSIRGSSPDAALYWFARMLAGGCDPLHVARRLLAIASEDIGNADPRAMQVAVSAWDCFSRIGAYEGERAIAQAIVYLASAAKSNSVYTAFTQAKMIVQEQPDFDVPMHLRNAPTKLMSDLGYGDDYRYAHDEVGAYAPGECYMPEALQGTKLYHPVDRGVEKQIKQKLDYLHQLDINSPRKRYQ; encoded by the coding sequence ATGAATAATACGATGTCACTTGATTTTAGTCCTGATTTCCAACCGCTAGCCGCCAGAATGCGGCCAGAAAAGATGTCGCAATATATTGGTCAAACACATATTCTCGGAGAAGGTAAACCCTTACATCGCGCATTATTAGCTGGCCATGCACACTCAATGATTTTATGGGGGCCACCTGGTACAGGTAAAACCACGATAGCTGAGATGATTGCCAACTATTGCGACGCTAAAGTAGAGCGTGTACATGCTGTAACGTCGGGTATTAAAGATATTCGTCTGGCGATAGAAAAAGCCAAAGATAATGCTATTCAAGGTTATCGCACCATCTTATTTGTCGATGAAGTTCATCGCTTTAATAAGAGCCAGCAAGATGCTTTTTTACCACATATTGAAGATGGCACCATTATTTTTATCGGCGCAACAACTGAAAACCCGTCATTCGAATTAAATAACGCCTTGTTATCACGTGCACGTGTGTATGTGCTCAAAAAATTAACCGCAGATGAAATTGAGCAGGTTGTCGATCAAGCGTTAACCGATGAACGTGGACTTGCTAATGTAAAGTTTGACTTTGCACCGGGTGTAAAAGAGAAACTGTGTGACCTTGTTGATGGTGATGCGAGAAAAAGCTTAAATTACCTTGAGCTATTAAGTGACATGGTTGAAGAGGGTCCACAAGGTAAGTTAGTGACATTGGAAAGATTGATGTCTGTTGTCGGGCGTAAAGTGAATAGCTTTGATAATAAGGGCGAGTTGTATTACGACCTGATGTCAGCATTGCATAAGTCTATCCGTGGCTCATCGCCTGATGCGGCGCTATATTGGTTTGCACGTATGCTTGCTGGTGGCTGTGATCCATTACATGTGGCGCGTCGTTTATTGGCTATTGCCTCTGAAGATATTGGTAATGCCGATCCAAGAGCAATGCAAGTTGCTGTTTCGGCGTGGGATTGCTTTAGTCGAATTGGTGCCTATGAAGGTGAGCGGGCGATTGCACAAGCGATTGTATACCTCGCATCGGCAGCTAAGAGTAACTCGGTTTACACTGCATTTACCCAAGCGAAGATGATAGTCCAAGAACAGCCAGACTTTGATGTACCGATGCATTTGCGTAATGCACCGACTAAATTGATGTCCGATCTTGGCTATGGCGATGACTATCGTTATGCGCATGATGAAGTAGGGGCTTACGCACCTGGCGAATGTTATATGCCGGAAGCATTGCAAGGCACTAAGTTATACCACCCGGTTGATCGTGGTGTTGAAAAGCAAATTAAGCAAAAGCTTGATTACTTACATCAACTCGATATTAATAGCCCAAGAAAGCGTTATCAATAA
- the crcB gene encoding fluoride efflux transporter CrcB: protein MNSLALYGFVALGGASGAVLRTFIAQTATAVLGKGFPYGTLIVNILGSLLMGVLFALLDDNLIAETPWRQLIGLGFLGALTTFSTFSMDSLLLLQDGQWLKAGLNVSLNVFVCIFVAYLGMRLVFRA from the coding sequence ATGAATAGTTTAGCTTTATACGGTTTTGTTGCACTTGGTGGTGCAAGTGGTGCCGTATTACGTACTTTTATCGCCCAGACGGCTACGGCTGTATTAGGCAAAGGTTTTCCGTACGGTACGTTGATTGTTAATATTTTAGGGTCGTTATTAATGGGGGTATTATTTGCCTTACTTGATGACAACTTGATTGCAGAAACACCGTGGCGACAACTTATTGGTTTAGGTTTCTTAGGTGCACTGACGACATTTTCGACATTTTCAATGGATTCATTACTGTTGTTACAAGATGGTCAGTGGTTAAAAGCAGGGCTAAATGTGTCTTTAAACGTATTCGTGTGTATTTTTGTTGCATATTTAGGTATGCGCTTAGTATTTCGCGCATAA
- the serS gene encoding serine--tRNA ligase yields MLDPKFLRADIEEAKQRLASRGFELDVETITSLEEQRKALQIRTEQLQNDRNVRSKSIGKAKASGEDIQPLLAEVGKLGEELDAAKLELAELLAQIEAIALSLPNLPHPSAPIGKDEDDNVELKRWGQPKEFDFEIKDHVDVGEALGGLDFKNAVKITGSRFIVMRGQIARMHRAIAQFMLDTHTDVHGYTELYVPYLVNADSLYGTGQLPKFGEDLFHTKPATEEGQGLSLIPTAEVPVTNTARDTITDEADLPVRLTAHTPCFRSEAGSYGRDTRGLIRQHQFDKVEMVQLAHPEKSYEALEEMRQHAENILIKLNLPYRVVTLCTGDMGFGAAKTYDLEVWVPAQKTYREISSVSNCEDFQARRLQARTRLKDNKKPVLLHTLNGSGLAVGRTLVAILENYQLEDGRVEVPAVLQGYMGGLTHIG; encoded by the coding sequence ATGTTAGATCCTAAATTTCTTCGCGCAGACATAGAAGAAGCTAAACAGCGTTTAGCAAGCCGTGGTTTTGAACTAGACGTTGAGACGATTACATCGTTAGAAGAGCAGCGTAAAGCATTACAGATCCGTACAGAGCAATTACAGAATGATCGTAACGTACGTTCTAAATCCATTGGTAAAGCTAAAGCAAGTGGTGAAGATATTCAGCCACTATTAGCTGAAGTTGGTAAATTAGGCGAAGAACTTGACGCTGCAAAATTAGAGCTTGCTGAGTTATTAGCTCAAATCGAAGCAATTGCATTATCGTTACCAAACCTACCGCATCCATCAGCACCAATCGGTAAAGATGAAGATGACAACGTAGAGTTGAAACGTTGGGGTCAACCAAAAGAATTCGATTTTGAAATTAAAGATCACGTTGACGTTGGTGAAGCGCTTGGCGGTCTAGATTTTAAAAACGCAGTTAAAATTACCGGTTCACGTTTCATTGTTATGCGTGGCCAAATTGCTCGCATGCACCGTGCTATCGCGCAATTCATGTTGGATACGCACACTGACGTGCATGGTTATACAGAATTGTATGTACCTTACCTTGTTAACGCAGATTCGTTATATGGTACTGGTCAATTACCTAAGTTTGGTGAAGATCTGTTCCACACGAAACCAGCAACAGAAGAAGGCCAAGGTCTAAGCCTGATCCCAACAGCTGAAGTGCCAGTAACAAATACTGCTCGTGATACGATCACAGATGAAGCTGACCTACCTGTACGCTTAACGGCGCACACACCTTGCTTCCGTAGTGAAGCGGGTTCATATGGCCGTGATACACGTGGTCTTATTCGTCAGCACCAGTTTGATAAAGTAGAGATGGTGCAATTAGCACACCCTGAAAAATCATACGAAGCACTTGAAGAGATGCGTCAGCATGCTGAAAACATCTTAATCAAACTTAACTTACCATACCGTGTAGTGACACTGTGTACTGGTGACATGGGCTTTGGCGCTGCAAAAACATATGACTTAGAAGTATGGGTTCCAGCACAGAAAACATATCGTGAAATTTCTTCAGTGTCTAACTGTGAAGATTTTCAAGCACGTCGTCTGCAAGCGCGTACGCGTCTTAAAGACAACAAGAAACCAGTTCTATTGCATACACTAAATGGTTCTGGTTTAGCGGTAGGTCGTACACTAGTAGCAATCTTAGAGAACTACCAGTTAGAAGACGGTCGTGTTGAAGTTCCTGCAGTACTGCAAGGTTACATGGGCGGTCTAACGCACATTGGCTAA
- a CDS encoding TusE/DsrC/DsvC family sulfur relay protein, which yields MLIINEQEIATDKQGYLLNPADWSEALAPIIAEQESIALSPAHWEVVLFVRNFYLEYNTSPAIRALVKAMAKKLGADKGNSIYLYKLFPKGPAKQATKIAGLPKPAKCL from the coding sequence ATGTTAATTATCAATGAACAAGAAATTGCAACTGACAAACAAGGTTACTTACTTAACCCAGCTGATTGGAGCGAAGCTCTAGCGCCTATAATTGCTGAACAAGAAAGTATCGCGCTAAGTCCAGCGCACTGGGAAGTGGTATTGTTTGTACGTAACTTCTACCTTGAATACAACACCTCCCCTGCTATCCGTGCATTAGTAAAAGCAATGGCGAAAAAACTCGGCGCAGATAAAGGCAATAGTATCTACCTTTATAAACTGTTCCCTAAAGGCCCAGCGAAGCAAGCAACTAAAATTGCAGGCTTACCCAAGCCAGCTAAATGCCTGTAG
- a CDS encoding Bax inhibitor-1 family protein yields MQQRTIQTQSQASVLATNKVLRNTYMLLAMTLAFSAIIAAAVVTLNLPAPGFIITLVGVYGLMYLTEKNRNNSMGILFVFMFTGFLGYTVGPLINMYIGAGMGDIVVLAFAGTAFTFFGLSAYVLTTKKDMSFLSGMMMAGFVVLIVAMIGNIFLQIPALSLAISAMFILFSSGAILMQTSSIIHGGETSYISATVTIFVSLYNIFVSLLQILGIMSSDD; encoded by the coding sequence ATGCAACAACGTACGATTCAGACTCAGTCGCAGGCAAGCGTACTCGCGACGAACAAGGTACTTCGAAATACCTATATGTTATTAGCGATGACACTCGCATTTTCAGCGATAATTGCTGCTGCAGTAGTCACATTAAACCTACCTGCGCCTGGCTTTATCATTACCCTTGTTGGTGTTTACGGTTTAATGTATTTAACAGAAAAGAACCGTAACAACTCAATGGGCATTTTATTTGTATTTATGTTCACTGGTTTCTTAGGTTATACCGTTGGCCCATTAATTAACATGTACATAGGTGCAGGTATGGGTGACATAGTTGTATTAGCCTTTGCAGGTACTGCCTTCACTTTCTTTGGCTTGTCTGCATACGTGCTAACAACGAAGAAAGATATGTCTTTCCTAAGTGGCATGATGATGGCTGGCTTTGTCGTTCTTATCGTCGCGATGATTGGTAACATTTTCTTACAAATCCCAGCGCTTAGTTTAGCAATCAGTGCAATGTTCATCTTGTTCTCATCAGGTGCTATCTTGATGCAAACAAGCTCGATCATTCACGGTGGTGAAACAAGCTATATCTCAGCTACAGTAACAATATTTGTATCACTGTATAATATCTTTGTTAGCTTACTGCAAATCTTAGGTATTATGAGTAGCGACGACTAA
- a CDS encoding glutaredoxin domain-containing protein yields the protein MDKQAVKVTIYRWAGDWGPFHINIPCGECALTKDIVLDTLQNELDGIAVELEIKDWLNEWWQPLLKGGWHAPIVMVADKVISQGRALNRGVLTQAVIEAHSQQVPISGQHIFGKQNCPHCLRAKTYLQDANLDYRYHDVITSPRALYEMISRVKPLIDPKQPVTVPQIWIDGHYVGGADELSRIVKQEVEANTERGQCSLSEK from the coding sequence ATGGATAAACAAGCAGTCAAAGTGACAATCTACCGCTGGGCTGGCGATTGGGGACCCTTTCATATCAATATCCCTTGTGGTGAATGCGCCCTCACTAAAGATATTGTCTTAGATACCCTTCAAAATGAATTAGACGGCATTGCGGTCGAGCTGGAAATCAAGGACTGGTTAAATGAATGGTGGCAGCCATTACTGAAAGGTGGCTGGCACGCCCCTATCGTCATGGTTGCAGATAAAGTGATCAGCCAAGGCCGGGCATTAAACCGAGGTGTATTAACCCAGGCCGTCATCGAAGCACACTCTCAACAAGTGCCAATTAGTGGTCAACATATATTTGGAAAGCAAAATTGCCCCCATTGCCTGCGTGCGAAAACATACTTACAAGACGCAAATCTTGACTACCGTTATCATGACGTGATCACTAGCCCTCGCGCGCTTTATGAAATGATCTCAAGAGTGAAGCCATTAATCGATCCCAAACAACCGGTGACCGTACCGCAAATATGGATAGATGGACATTATGTTGGCGGCGCAGATGAATTGAGTCGTATCGTTAAGCAAGAGGTCGAAGCGAATACAGAACGTGGACAATGCTCACTGTCTGAGAAGTAA
- a CDS encoding oxidoreductase-like domain-containing protein, whose amino-acid sequence MEKPQPKVIDKPYPPADDDCCGGGACCPCVWDHYYAQRKLWNAQRAALLEETE is encoded by the coding sequence ATGGAAAAACCACAACCAAAAGTTATAGATAAACCCTACCCACCTGCAGATGATGATTGTTGTGGCGGCGGCGCTTGTTGCCCATGTGTTTGGGATCACTATTATGCACAGCGGAAGTTATGGAATGCACAACGTGCGGCATTGCTTGAAGAAACGGAATAA
- the uvrY gene encoding UvrY/SirA/GacA family response regulator transcription factor, producing MINVFLVDDHELVRTGIRRILEDVRGIKVVGEVSCGEDAVQFCRDNQPDVILMDMNMPGIGGLEATRKILRNNPDIKIIVLTIHTEEPFPSKVMQAGGAGYLTKSAAPEEVLGAIRKVHSGQRYIAPEIAQQMALSQFSSADENPFQSLSERELQIMMMITKGQKVVDIAEQLHLNSKTVNAYRYRLFSKLNINGDVELTHLAIRHGILDADTL from the coding sequence TTGATTAATGTATTCCTTGTCGATGATCACGAATTAGTCCGTACCGGAATTCGCCGAATTCTTGAAGATGTACGTGGAATTAAAGTCGTGGGTGAAGTTTCATGCGGAGAGGATGCCGTTCAGTTTTGTCGAGACAATCAACCAGATGTGATCTTGATGGACATGAACATGCCAGGTATTGGCGGATTAGAAGCGACACGTAAGATTTTACGAAATAACCCTGATATTAAAATTATCGTATTAACGATACACACGGAAGAACCTTTCCCAAGCAAAGTAATGCAAGCGGGTGGTGCAGGTTATCTAACTAAAAGTGCAGCACCTGAAGAGGTATTAGGCGCAATTCGTAAAGTGCACAGTGGGCAGCGTTATATAGCTCCTGAAATTGCACAGCAAATGGCATTGAGCCAATTTTCTTCTGCGGATGAAAACCCTTTTCAAAGTTTGTCTGAACGTGAGTTACAAATCATGATGATGATAACTAAGGGGCAAAAAGTAGTTGATATCGCTGAGCAACTACACCTTAACTCTAAGACTGTTAATGCTTATCGCTATCGCTTATTCAGTAAGCTTAATATTAATGGTGACGTGGAATTGACCCACTTGGCGATCAGACACGGTATCTTAGATGCTGACACACTATAA